Proteins encoded by one window of Arachis ipaensis cultivar K30076 chromosome B04, Araip1.1, whole genome shotgun sequence:
- the LOC107638712 gene encoding uncharacterized protein LOC107638712, translating to MASSMKPSSRYSTYDSRSSTSSHFSDPSSSSDFTTKPHSSSRALVNATKKVDPSLTTMVKKLIMQKKPKSTNHQPKLIVPSDLIAQQLKKDAKKATGLSSLQKKLFGGKPGSSEVKALTEVKGNTRTLAMVLRSERELLTMNKEQEGEISQLKILLDEKNKEVEKLKDLCLKQREEIKSLKSAILFPDTTNSELQELVEKQSSELKQAKMVIPTLQQQVTSLTGQLQTLAEDLAEVKADKYSAKTSFQGYASSPRTPTHAREDSCNSWDFSSDDQSDDLLLKDLNPCLTPVNTKSRSRDFEVMGSGSGSLPDESLSVSEEDVNVKVYPEIDFSSFDRKFSKSSDCCHNSTKKSVATTIKFIGRRSDESKVAYGGRVNHRFA from the exons atgGCGTCTTCAATGAAGCCATCTTCAAGGTACAGCACCTACGATTCTCGCTCCTCAACTTCCTCACACTTCTCCGACCCTTCTTCATCTTCCGACTTCACCACCAAACCCCACTCTTCATCTCGTGCGCTCGTGAATGCCACCAAGAAGGTGGATCCGAGCTTAACCACAATGGTGAAGAAGCTCATCATGCAGAAGAAGCCCAAGTCCACCAACCACCAACCCAAACTAATTGTTCCCTCCGATTTGATAGCACAACAACTGAAGAAAGACGCAAAGAAGGCTACAGGGCTGTCGTCGCTGCAGAAGAAGCTCTTCGGCGGGAAGCCAGGGTCGTCGGAGGTGAAGGCGCTCACGGAGGTCAAGGGGAACACCAGGACACTGGCAATGGTGCTAAGAAGCGAGAGGGAACTTCTCACCATGAATAAGGAGCAGGAAGGGGAGATTTCTCAGCTCAAGATCTTGCTCGATGAGAAGAACAAAGAA GTGGAGAAGCTGAAGGATTTGTGCTTAAAGCAAAGAGAAGAGATAAAGTCATTGAAGAGTGCAATACTGTTCCCTGATACAACCAATTCTGAGCTTCAGGAACTTGTAGAGAAGCAAAGCTCAGAGCTGAAGCAGGCTAAGATGGTCATTCCAACTCTACAGCAGCAGGTCACTTCTCTCACTGGTCAGCTTCAAACCCTTGCCGAGGATCTTGCAGAG GTTAAGGCCGATAAGTATTCAGCAAAAACAAGCTTCCAGGGCTATGCAAGTTCTCCAAGAACACCCACACATGCCCGTGAAGATTCTTGTAACTCTTGG GATTTCAGCTCTGATGACCAATCAGATGACTTATTACTTAAGGATCTAAATCCATGCTTAACACCAGTCAATACCAAGTCAAGATCAAGG GATTTTGAGGTTATGGGGTCTGGCTCAGGCTCTCTACCTGATGAAAGCTTATCTGTATCTGAGGAGGATGTTAATGTTAAAGTATATCCTGAGATTGACTTCAGCTCTTTTGACAGAAAGTTCTCCAAGAGTTCTGATTGTTGCCACAACTCCACCAAGAAAAGCGTGGCAACAACAATCAAGTTTATAGGTCGAAGATCTGATGAGAGCAAAGTAGCCTATGGAGGTAGAGTGAACCACAGATTTGCATAA